Part of the Odocoileus virginianus isolate 20LAN1187 ecotype Illinois chromosome 27, Ovbor_1.2, whole genome shotgun sequence genome is shown below.
CTGCACTGAGAAGAGACATGATTCCAGTCCAGGGACACCACCTGCTGAATTAACTTGGGCAAATCTGTTCATGTCCCGAGATGTCGGTTTTCTGGTCTATAAATGACATGATTGGAGAGAACTCCTAAAGGTCTTCAGGCTCAAGAAacttttttaataaactgtcccTTACAAAGAACTTTAGATTCCTGACTCTTGAGCTTCCTAGCACTCTTCCTCTCCTGTCTGAGAACCTGCAAACCAAATCCACTACCTGAGAACTACCCAGAACCACCAGTCAAACACTGACTCCCACCTTCCAGATGTCAAAACAATCACACATCCACTCTCACACCATAGTTCCTCTACTTCCTGGCCTTTCCTCCTGGAGACTCACTAGTGTCATCTCACATGTTTCTAAGGCGCTTCTTACTCGTGCCTCTTTGGATTTGAATTGGGACAGTGAGGGAGTACATAAGCTGTGTGTTCTCCTGGAAGTTTTTCCTTACCCTGATCTCCTAACTTCCCAGATTAATCTCTGCCCTCTTCCAAAGACTCAGGACATTTCTACACACCCCTCTCCCCTTTTCTGAGAGTGATTACTAAAAGTTCCTCCTAAAGTTCAACATAAAAAGTCTGCAGAAATGCCAGGTATTCATCTTCATTTGCTGTGTTTCAGTGACCCTTTCGTGTACCTTCACTCCCTGACAGGTTTCAAATGATCCCATTTTACTTCTAGCTCTTTCTACCTGGAGAAAATGATTTTACAGAAGTGTCCGTGTAATGAAAGTAATGGGAGCTGAGAACTCATTCCAGTACTTTAAAAACCTTAACATAAATCAtgttctcctttttaaaattctcactaGAGAATCAAGTTGGAAAACCCAATACTTATTTAAGCGTAtttcgtgtgtgtgtggggaAAGACATATATTCTGAAACACACAGAATAAGTATGAAGGTGGAAGAATGCCTGATGGAATTGAGTGAAAACCTTGATCTGCCTTTTCTCCCTTCAGATAGTTTTCCAGGTTCCTATTGTCCCTGAGTTTAGAAGACAAGATTGTGACCTTGGGCTGAAGCACAGCAGCAAAGggcttccccccaccctccccgagTCCACTGTCCAATAGGATCGGGGGATTCTGAAACCTCACCAGTGTCCAGGCAGAAAAGCTCAGATCAGGTTGAGGTTGATCTGGAAAGAGGAAGTCCTGCAGCAGGACAGGGATTGGGGATTGGCCCGGAGAGATTTAAAGTTTGTCTGTCTGAACTAGTGTGTTTCTATGTAATCACAGAATTAGGTGATTTGACTTTTTATAACTCTACAGCTCTAGAACCACAGGTCTATAAGCCTGAATGTCATCTCTTGCATTTATTCATCTCCAGTATGACTATAAAATCATCAAATCACTGGACCAAGGTGGTTCTGTTAGGtgaaactcaggtctcctgaataaTGTTTTTTCCTCCACACAGGTGTCTCTGCATTTAAATGCTGTTATACTTGTGCACATCTGTGTTGCTCATGATTGTCACACTAGATAGTAAGCAGGAGTGGCATGGACTTTGGACATAGCCTGGAAGAGAGACTCACCACAGATTAAAATTCTGTAGTCCGCACTATATTGAATGTATTATTAGGGTTATAGTAGAGCACCTGAAACAAAGGTGTCAGTTCTGATCTACCCCGTGTTGGTTATACTAACTTGGAgcatttcatctatttttagGCACTTTTTTACATGCTTCCAAAGAAGGGGGTTGGGAGgctcaaaaaagaaatcagtcttcaaATATCTGAAGGGCTATCACGTGAGAGGAAGTTTAGATTTCTACTTTCTACTTGGGCCCCTAGGAATACACCAGAAACAGGGAAGCAGCAAAAGAGTACTGGTTCGGAAATGAAACAGGTGCTGAGTACATGTCCAAAGGACCACTCAGTGGCTATGACCTTTGGACGCTTAACTTATAGAGCCCAAGTGTGTTCATCTCTAGGAGGGAGAGTCTATCTTCCTCATAATTTTCTGGTAAATACATCAACTAGGGTATCCTTATACATGGCTGTCTTCCTAAACTAAGGGTTCAGATCTGTAAATGAGCTCCAATGGACACCTAAGCATGTGTGTGCTGCCATCCATTTCTCCTCCGCACTTGCCATCCCTTTGCTTGTAAGGGATACATCATCCTGTGTGTGTCGTCCTTCCAAACCTTCTGTGAGCTCCCCCTTCAGGGCCAGGGGCAGTCGCAGGAAAGCAGTGGGCACCTGTGGGTCCCACATGAGAGCTGTCTGACTGTTCGGTGGATCCCTCCTCTGCAGCTACCTGCAACCCACGCACAGCTACAACCAGTGGCAGGcaagttcatttctcttttctgcaCTGTCACTCACCCGCCCTCAACCAACTGCTCTCCACCCTCAGGAATAAGGAAGTGAGGGGGCAGCGAGGATTTTCCTGAGGGATTTGGGAGAGGGCAAGAGCACAGTGAGTCagtcagggagggaaggaggggcatGTTACCCAGGGCCCAAGGATGGGAATGTCTGGTGTAAAGACTTTAGCCTTCAGGCTGTTCATTTCTCCATGAGAATCTGCAAGATTTGTCCCTAAGGAGCCCATGGTTAATGGGGAGTTCCCTTCCTCCCATCAGGAAAGGGTCACGTGCTGTAGGGAAAACCCCCATGTCCTTTATCTGTGCAAGTTTAGTGAGGGAGCATTGGCCTTTGGGCTTTCTCCTGATATGATGAAAAAACTGTGATTTGGGGAGGGACTTTCCCATCTTCAGGGGTACTATATCTCCCAGTTAATAGCTCATTTGCTGGTAAGAGATGTGTGAATATCCCAGTCTAGTGGAAGAGACCATGGAAGACCCCATGGTGTCTGCCATCAGACATATCCCTAAGTGACAATTAAATCATAGACTCAGCCCTGTAGGAGATTccatccaaaaaaaagaaaagctctagTCTCTCATCACAGGGCATCAGTACAAGCAAATGCCCGCCTAACAAGTTAATAGTGCCCACCCCAAAGCACTTGACTCATAATTATAATGAGCAACACCTATGCTGAGTGGGGTTACATTCATAACCGCTTCTACCAGAGGTGGTTCTTGAGACAGTTATAAAGAAGAGGAGACTAGTGGAAAAGAGGGTGGACACGTTTCAGGCTGTGAGAAAACATACAGGTGATCACGAGGGAGAAATgagatggaggaagaaaggaaggaagggagatggagGACACAGAGAGGGACAAGCTCCACTAGCCAGACTATGGGCAGAGTGTTGGGGTCAATCCAGAAATCAACCCCCATCCTCACATCCAAACCAGAGAAGTCCTGACAGAGCCTCAGGCAGGCAGGCCAGAGACTGCTCTAACACTCACCCACTTTTCTGAAAGTTTGTTCCCACCTAAAGTATATCTATTCCCAAGGAGCCCCTGCTAGAGGCATAAAATCTTGAGATCCCCAAGGTGAATATCTTGCTATAACCACCGTCATCCCCAGAAATAAGAGTGGGGTGTGGGAACCAGAGAGTAAGAAGGGGCATGGTGCCAAGTTTCACTTCATAACAAACAGCTTTAAATAAGGAGAGGGGAAGtagtttaatttttctaaattttattaacattatGTCACAGTAAATAAATCACTTCATAATAAATCATTTCACTATTGTCTACAGGCAGAGAGTCAGTTTGACTCAATGATTATTGAGTCATATGagagagaaacactgggctaaaTATAGATGCAACACAGTAATTAGAAGAACATGGATCGCAACCTAAAATGGTCTATCATGTTGATTGGGAAAAGAAATAGGAGTTTTTCTATGAATCAGACGGAACCAAGACAGGATGAAACTACAACTGTCATTGAATATCATCTCTAATAGGCCTTCAAATTCTAATATATTCTAACATATCAGATATACACAATTTTGCCAATATTCAATCTTGCTAGAATGAAAGAATCAATTGGTTAGAAATATTCTAGTCTTTCACCCCAATCCACCCGAAATCTTTTGCTTCTCCTATCACTCCATCTGCAGGATGCTCACCCGCTAGTGCAGGGGTATGTCAGGAAGAGTAAATGGCCCTTTTTGATGCCATAATCTCCCATGATCTTCCCATCTTCCAGTTTCTTTCCATTGCAGTTCACAATCTGCTTCTTAGGGGGTATAGCAGTCTTCATCTTGATCATCTCCTTCACCTGGGTCACTGAGCTGGACCTTCGCACCTGGAGCTCGTGCCTCTGCCCCTCATCACCCGGCTCCACCAAAACCAAGGGCAGCTCCTCATCACTGGGCTTCACCACCTTCAGGGTGAGGTGGATGGTCGTCTCTTTGTCGATGCCGTATGATGACAGAGTTCTCTGGGACTTCAGGGTCATCGAGCCCAGCTGGAGGACCTGGTCCTGAACGGGAACCTTGGTCCTAGACCGGACGTGTTCATTGATCTTATTCACTCTGTCTCCCGGATGGGCAGTGAAGGTCATTGGTCTCCATTGCTCAGAGTGGATAGTCACCTGGACAAAAAAAGGCCAAGAGACAGTTGCCTAGATTGCCTGCCCTCTTCTACACCCATTGTGCCCACTCCTTCATTGCTACCCCATTCACTGCCAGTCTGGTCCTCCAGATCCTTTACAACAAGCCGTGTCCTTCCCTTGTTTCAAACTTGTCTTTTGAAATTACTAGGTTATAATGCAAGAAAACCAGTCTTATTCTTTTGTAACCATACCTCTTATCCATCCCCAAAATGTTATCAATGTTTTCCCACCTCATTTACCTGTCTCCTATCCAGATAAACTTTGTCagatgtcaaaaacaaaacatctgAAAATGTACACTAGGATTTATAAACACCTCTCAAAGAGAATTTTGAAGACTTGACAGTCTCATGGAATACTCAGGGCTGTCCTCCATGACTGTGACTACTTTAGATGAAAACCCTGTTTAGGAAACATCTTCTCTGTACTGTTAGACCTTTTTTTGGTAACAATAATTCATTTCTTATAGTGTCCCTATTTTCAGTATCACTTGGCCACATGTatttcctatgttttcctatCCACCCATTATAGAATATGATCTCTTCCTTTAATCAAATCGGGGCTCCACTCACAGAAAGTAGGGACTACTTCTGAGTCTTACTTCAGTAATCTCAACACAGGGAATCTCATTCCTGTGCTGTAGCTGGAAAGTTTCAGAGGACTTCCTTCAGGCTTCATTCAAAAATATCTCCCCAGTCCCCATGCCACAGAGGTTTCTTCACTGAACTGTCACTCTTCTGTGCTAAGCATGGCCCTCATTCCAGGTTCTCTTTGTAGAGAATATAGTCTTACACAAGGTAATGTAATAGGACATTAACAACTTAAAATAAGTGAATCCTGTCAACCTCTCTTTtgggaaaagaagaaagcttACGTTTAATTGCTCTGGAGGCCTAAACAGGGTAAAAGAGAAAGGGATCAAGACAATATTTTCATAGTTTCAAGCTTGCCAGCCCTGTTGAGCATAAAGCCCACTCCTGCTTCCTATCACATACCCCTAAGTGTGACCAGTGCAAGGTCTTGATGTAAGAGAACTCAGGAGCCCAAGAACTCTTTATAGGAACTTTCTTCACATTCAGTAGGTATCGATGCCCATCTCCTCCCATTCCAGATGTCTTCCCAGCAAGCCCCCCCCGCTTCATCTCCCAGTGCACTGTCCCTCATCtattcctcagtctttcccatgtcTCAGAGGGCttctccctttccccacccctgGTATCAAATCTCAACTCACATCGATGGCAGTGGCCGCCATGTCTGCAATCAGAGGAGCAGAATCAGGAGACAGAGCAAAGGACCTCACCTCCAGTTTATATAAGCAGCTGAACCAGAAATACCCTGCCTGCCTGCTGTGTTTATTAAGCTTCCCTGTACCATTTGCTCTTGCATGGTATGCTGAatttactttcacttttgctaCTGGGGagtcaataaacaaaaatacCTCCTAACCAAGCACTTCTCAGGTCAGCCAATCCATTTGCCCTCTTTGTTCCAAACATGGGATGGTCTTTCTCTGTTGAGAATTTTTCTCTGATTAACCACCCATCACTTCCAATCCTGACTTGTGACTTCCAGCCTGCAGCTCTGACCCTCATTAGCTTGAAGACCTTTAACACTGGTGGTCCTCCCCTTAGCTTTTAAgaggcccccctcccccactgccaccATTAGTCAGAGCACTTCCTGAGAACAGGGGTGCCCAGGACAGGACAGTGAGAGTTACCATGTGTGATGTGACCAGGAGCAGCCTGTTAACCCTAGCTTAGCAGAACGTGAGAAGCTAGTCTAGAGAAAACATGGGATAAATAACTCTGGACTAAGAAGAGCCATGAATTCTGGTCCTAGGGCTGACACTCAGTTAACCTAGGCAAATCTGTTCACCTCCCTGGATGTTGGTTTTCTGGTCTATAAAATGATATGATTGGAGAGAATTCCTAAGTGTATTTCAGGCTCAGAAAATTctgtttataaatattatttacaaagAACTTTAGATTTCTAGGTCTTGAGCTTTCTAGCACTTCCTACAGTATCTGCAAACCAAACCCACTACTTGAGAGCAACCCAAATCCAACAGTCAAAAGCTGACTACCACCTTCCACATGGAAAACAATCACACATCTCCTTCACACCAcagtgcctccatttcctcacctttACTTCTGGATATTCACTAGGAGCTATTTGCTCCCCGGCTCTTCAGATTTGGATTAGGACAAAAAGGGAATACATAACTGTGCGTGCTCAGGGAATTTTCTTGATATCTCCTCCGAACATTCCAAATTAATCGCTGTCTTTTCCCAAAGTCTCAGGTCCGtgcgcgctaagtcacttcagtcgtgtctgactcactgcgcccccatggactgcaggctcttctgtccatgggattctccaggcaagaatattggattggttTGCTGtgcttcctccaagggatcttcctgaccaggcatcagactcacatctcttgtgtctcctgcattggcaggcaggttctttaccactagcgcctcctgggaatCCCTCAAACCcactttaagaaaaacatttattgaaagtgCTTTAAATGCTTTCAGAATACAAGGTCTGTAAAAATGCCAAGTTGTCATCTTTGTTTACTGTGTTTTCACTGATCATTTACCATTCCTTGAGAAATATCAAATGATCCCGTTTAGTCCAGGGATTTCTATCCTGGAGAACTTGGCTTTACACAAGTGCCTACACAGAGTAATGGGATCCAAGAGCTCATTCCAATGTATCAATAAGCTTAACATAAATTATGTTCTCCTATTTGAAGCTCTTATCAgttaataaaattggaaaaactaATTGCCGTTTAAGTTATTTTGTGGGATAGACATACTTTTTTAAACTCATAGGGTGTGTTTGAAGGGGAAAGAATGCCTGATGGAACAGCTTGGAGACCTTGATCTTCTGTTCTCCCTTCAGATATCTCACCACATTCTCTATTTAGAAAACATCATTATGACATCTAACTCCTCCACTGTCCAATAGGATGTGGGGACTCTGAAACATCACCAGTGGCCAGGCAGAAAATGCCTGATCGGGTTGAGGGTGACAGAGAAAGTGAAACCCCTGCAGTAGGACAAGGATGGGGGATGGGtctggagagagaaagggaaaactgCACAAAGCAGACTTGAAGGAagtgttttcagttttcaaattttatttgtacCTTAGGTCTTCATGTCATTTCTGGAAAGAGAACAGGGAGAGTAGATGGTTGAAACTTATTACAATTAAATCTCTCTCTTCTCATAACCTTTCTCTCACCCcgaggcatacaggatcttagttctctggaccagggattgaacccatgcccctctgcagtgggagagtggagtcttagccattggacctccagggaagtctagCCTACACCATCTTGGTGCCAACATCTGCATTCTCTGGGGAAGCAGGGAACCTTAGTCAGAATCTCCTGGTGGGAGAGCCCAGGAATGACATTTCCCAGGGATGATATTTGTCTGTGGATTCCCCTCAGATCTGTGCCCTCAGCTGGCCCTGAGCTGCAGATCTGTAGGTCTAGCTGCTTTCATGCAGGGTTCCCTGGACTCCCTGCATGTTTTGAGCATGCCAAGGTCTCTCTGTCACTGGGTCACTGAGCATGACTTTCCATCCACTGTATTCCCAACACTGTGGATTTACAATAATATGCAAGGTAAGCAGCATCTCCTCCAGGAAAACCTCCCTGACTTTCTTCCATCCTGTTCAGGGTTACATGCCCATCTTCTGTTCTTTTATATTTCCTCTGCAAACCTCTCAGAGGCCATTTCTCCAGCCATAAGTTCATCTGCTTATTGTGCTTTACCCTCACTCAACAGTAGGAGTCTAGGAGGTCATAATTGTGcctcttttttggctgtgccatgtagcttatgggatcatagttccctgaccagggatcgaacctgtgccccctgcattggaagtggggCGTTTTAATgtctggaccatgagggaagtccttcATAATTGTGTCTTACTTGTCTTGTATGTTTAGCACTCCTCAGGCATTCTGTCTGgcacactaaaaaataaatatttagtatatgcatgaatgaattattaaatgaataaataagtgaataaaaagtGAGAAATAACATTTAGTGAGTATCATTATATTTCAGAAACCACACAAGATATTATTAAATGGTACCTCATTAAAATATTAGCATTCTAGTGAGGTAAGTATTAGTAATTTTGTTGATAAGCAAGTCCTATTAGTAGTAGCTGGTAAGCAAGAGTTCAAATACAAACCTCTATTTCTACACTCcttgtcttcttttcctctttcagtggaaagaaaagtgaggcgtgtgtacacgtgtgtgctTTTTTATTACAGCAAAGATACAGGTTGAGGGAAGGAATAGAGAGATAAAGGAAAGCCGAGGATGCAAGGAGCCTTAGGATGAATGAGAGCAAGAAGGGTTTGGCGGAGGGGGGTCTGTTCATAGGGAGAAGCATCCCTGGGTGGTGGGCCCTACCTGGAACAACATATGTGCCTCCACTGGGCAGAAGGGACCAGAGTCCGTGAGTGCAGGGCTCAGAGTCTGGAGGAAGTCTGCACCCTGGTGCAAAGGTAGAGGAGAACTGCTTTCTCAGGACTCTGTGTGGAAAAAGACAACACTGCAAGGCAATTCCACAGAGCAGTAAAGACACTGCCCGCTGCAGCTGGGGATTTCCTGCTTAGACAGGATCTGGATTCTGGGAAACAGTGATCTTTCAAGGAAGGAGAATAACAAATCTGACTTGGagctctcttttccctcttcccttcttaTGTGAAATTCCCTCCCAGCCCAACTCCAGGGAGAGGGCTATCCTAAATGCCCCAATGTCCTTTTGCTGACCACAGGTTTTTCTTGGGAACTGACTCCTCTTTGCTTTTTACCGCAGTgtccatttgactttttttccatCTGTCACAATAAACTTTTTCAGAGGCaaataaaaatctcttttcttttgctcCTTTAACAAATCCGGAAAACCAGCCAAGGTCAAAGATCATGCTGTGGAGATTTTGGCAGGTTTTAAAACAAGTGTCTCAGATATCCAGAGCCTCCCAGCTCGGTCCTAGCTGGCCAGGTGATCTAGAGCTCATCACTGTCTCCCCTGGGATGCCCTGGAGCAGATGcttctttcccatctctttcgTAAATGCCAGTGAAAGAGGTTGTAAAACTGGGATCAGGAATATTGCTTCAGAAATGCCAAGCAAACTCAATCAAAATGCACCTGTGAATTCTTATATAATGATGGTTAGGGGGAAAGTCCGTCCACTCTCAAGAAGGACCATTTGGAAAATATCTGCCAAACTCCAAAATGGACATGCCAAActaaaacaacccaaatatttttcagtaatagGGAAATAGATAACTGAACTGTAGAACAGCATCAGCAATAAACATGGTTGAATTATACCTGCAAGCAACGATATGGATGGACATGCCACATACCAGCTGAGTGAAAGTAAACAAGGCCAAGGAGACTACAGAAAGTATGATACTCTTCATAACTCTTCAAACCAAGCAAAActacacagagagacagagaaagagataagTTACTTTGATATTCAgagtgtatttgttttttaaataaataaagcccaaTCTAAATGCTGATAGGAGTTACTTAAAGATTTTCAACAGGGAATAAGGCATTTAAGAACCCTCTGATAGCTTATCCTGTTATATTTAGAGTCTAAAGTTTAACTTTGGGAACTTAATGTTTGGTGACACAATGTATTGAATAGAACTAATGTATGTTTTGTGTTAGTCGCTtggttgtgttcaactctttgtgactccatggactgtagcctgccagactccactgttcatgagattctccaggcatgaatactggagtgggctgccatttccttctccataatgtGTGTTACCTTATTAATTAATTCAGAGATTAACATAAATTAATTAAGAGATTAACTTTATTAAAGGTACAATAATGTtataacttgggcttccctggtggctcagctggtaaagaaatctgccagcaatgtaggagacctgggtttgatccctgggttgggaagatcccctggagtagggaaagtctacccactccagtattcgcctggagaattccattgagcgtatagtccatgag
Proteins encoded:
- the LOC110122443 gene encoding ubiquitin D-like, producing MAATAIDVTIHSEQWRPMTFTAHPGDRVNKINEHVRSRTKVPVQDQVLQLGSMTLKSQRTLSSYGIDKETTIHLTLKVVKPSDEELPLVLVEPGDEGQRHELQVRRSSSVTQVKEMIKMKTAIPPKKQIVNCNGKKLEDGKIMGDYGIKKGHLLFLTYPCTSG